A genomic region of Deltaproteobacteria bacterium contains the following coding sequences:
- a CDS encoding VOC family protein → MPRCGWVVRLSLLRLAMIVIKIVPELSIKHILARFARSACRLRDVFACNSSSLWYSPAMGRVAGLKGMRHIAIKVSDVARSKQFYQNILGMDVVWEPDSHNVYLSSGSDNLAIHQITEQFAKGAEERQLDHFGFIVDSVERVRELEAAFTSQGVKIVHPFKLHRDGSASFYCADPDGIVIQMLYEPQLSSQTIK, encoded by the coding sequence ATGCCGAGATGCGGATGGGTGGTGCGGCTGAGTTTACTGCGCTTGGCCATGATCGTAATTAAAATTGTGCCGGAGCTTTCTATAAAACATATATTAGCGAGATTCGCTAGGAGCGCGTGCCGTCTAAGAGACGTTTTCGCCTGTAATTCTTCTTCGTTGTGGTATAGTCCGGCCATGGGTCGCGTTGCGGGATTAAAAGGTATGCGCCATATCGCGATCAAGGTTAGCGATGTGGCGCGGTCAAAACAGTTCTATCAAAATATTCTCGGCATGGATGTCGTCTGGGAACCCGATTCGCACAACGTTTATCTCTCGTCCGGGTCGGACAACCTGGCGATTCACCAAATTACCGAGCAGTTTGCCAAGGGTGCTGAGGAGCGCCAGCTCGATCATTTTGGTTTCATCGTCGACAGCGTCGAACGGGTGCGCGAACTGGAAGCGGCATTCACTTCCCAGGGCGTGAAGATCGTCCACCCATTCAAGCTCCATCGCGACGGCAGCGCGTCGTTTTACTGCGCCGATCCCGATGGCATCGTCATTCAAATGTTGTACGAGCCGCAGTTGAGCAGCCAAACGATCAAATAG